TGACAGCTACATCAAAGAGATGATAGAAAACAAAAAAACCTGCTGGGAAGTTGATGTTGACGTTGATTACGACGACGAAGAAAACGAGCCGTATCTGATGATAACCCTTCACAAAGACAACGGTCAGATATTTATGGTTTTCCCTTATGGAGAGGCGTGGGACGCTTTATCAGAAAAAGGATTAATTTCAGTAGTCTTACTGACACAGTTTGATCTTGATCACGGAAACACATCAGAAGCTATTACAGTAACAATAGAGCTTGATGGTTTCCTAAAGGGATATATAGCCGGTGCTTCACGAATGTGGGAAGCTGTAAGTGAAGAGATAGAAGAGGAATGATATACAAAAGAAAGGTTCAATTTTACGAAACAGATGCCCAAGGGGTAGTCCACCACTCAAACTACCCCCGTTATTTTGAGGAGGCAAGAGGTTACTATCTTGAAAAAATAGGCTATCCATACGAAAGAGTTAGAGAAGAACTCAACACAGACATCGTACTTATTGAACTCCAAATAAGCTATAAAAAACCCCTGTATTTTGGAGATAATTTTGAAATAAGTTTTGGTATTTCAGATATGGATAAATTTTTTTTCAGCTTTGAGTATTCTGTATCAAAAGGTAATACTATCATTGCAACAGGAAAAACAAGGCATGCATGCCTGAGAATAGATACCAGAAAAATCATTTCAATCCCTGACATTCTGAGGTCAAAGCTCAATGGAACTTAAAAATATTATCCAAAAAAACTTAGACCTTTTAAACGGTGTGGAATGGGAGTTTTACCTTATTGAAAAAACAACCCTAAAAAGCAGATCAAAAGATTTTCAGATAGAATCCATCACAAAATCCGGAGAAAAGGGTCTGTCAATCAGATTAAAAAAAGATGGAAAGGTAGGTTTTTCCTATGTTTCAAACATATCTGATGATACTGTAAAAAAAGGAATACAAAAAGCAAAAGATATTCTAAAAATCTCAACACCAGATGATGCAATATTTTTTCAAAAACCTGTAGAAACTGATTTAATTCCTGAGGCTTATGA
This portion of the Persephonella sp. genome encodes:
- a CDS encoding thioesterase family protein, which gives rise to MIYKRKVQFYETDAQGVVHHSNYPRYFEEARGYYLEKIGYPYERVREELNTDIVLIELQISYKKPLYFGDNFEISFGISDMDKFFFSFEYSVSKGNTIIATGKTRHACLRIDTRKIISIPDILRSKLNGT